A single Branchiostoma floridae strain S238N-H82 chromosome 11, Bfl_VNyyK, whole genome shotgun sequence DNA region contains:
- the LOC118426560 gene encoding nucleoredoxin-like gives MALVHLLGETLQKAGRERGTVETRTLAGEGRYVGLYFSALGCPPCHRFTPKLVQFYNEFKKTEKAESLEVVLMSGDADQESFDEHFAEMPWLAIPFTQAQKRLDLCDKYEVLGIPVLVIVDGNTAELVTDRGRDGVTTDPTGHDFPWKS, from the exons ATGGCTCTAGTGCACCTACTTGGCGAAACCCTACAGAAAgcggggagggagagagggacgGTAGAAACCCGGACGCTAGCGGGGGAGGGGCGGTACGTGGGGCTATATTTCTCGGCACTAGGATGTCCTCCCTGTCATCGCTTCACTCCAAAACTCGTCCAGTTTTACAACGAGTTCAAAAAGACCGAGAAGGCAGAGAGTTTGGAGGTCGTGTTGATGTCGGGAGACGCGGACCAGGAGAGTTTTGACGAGCATTTTGCTGAAATGCCCTGGTTGGCTATTCCGTTCACACAGGCACAGAAAAGG TTGGACCTGTGTGATAAATATGAGGTGCTGGGAATCCCTGTACTGGTTATCGTGGATGGGAACACTGCAGAACTCGTCACAGACAGAGGCAGGGACGGCGTCACAACGGACCCCACGGGACACGACTTTCCATGGAAGTCATAG
- the LOC118426563 gene encoding tryparedoxin-like has protein sequence MALVQLLGESLQKKAGDEERVQTSSLTGEGRYVGLYFSAHWCPPCRMFTPDLIEFYNDFKAKGTLEIVFVSSDADQGSFDGYFGSMPWLAVPYSDRQKKAELSDKFGVKGIPTLVILKADSAEVVTKKGRDRVMKDPTGQDFPWG, from the exons ATGGCGCTTGTTCAACTCCTTGGAGAAAGTCTACAGAAGAAAGCTGGAGACGAAGAGAGGGTACAGACGAGCTCCCTGACGGGGGAGGGGCGGTACGTCGGGTTGTACTTCTCGGCGCACTGGTGCCCTCCTTGCCGCATGTTCACCCCGGACCTTATCGAGTTCTACAACGACTTCAAGGCAAAGGGAACTCTGGAGATCGTGTTCGTCTCCTCTGACGCGGACCAGGGCAGCTTCGACGGGTACTTCGGCAGCATGCCTTGGCTAGCAGTCCCGTATTCGGACAGGCAGAAAAAG GCGGAGCTTAGTGACAAGTTTGGCGTGAAGGGCATCCCCACCCTCGTTATCCTGAAGGCTGACTCTGCAGAGGTCGTCACCAAGAAGGGGAGGGACCGTGTCATGAAGGACCCTACAGGGCAGGACTTCCCATGGGGATAG
- the LOC118426558 gene encoding tryparedoxin-like: MALVELLGEKLQKKAGEEETVDTSTLAGEGRYVGLYFSALWCPPCHGFTPNLVRFYQNFKQTADKAKAFEVVLVSDDTDDDAFVQHFGRMPWLALPYSEREKKKDLCKKYEVFGYPMLVLLDASNGELITWKARDRIREDPEGKDFPWKK; encoded by the exons ATGGCACTGGTGGAGCTTTTAGGAGAGAAACTGCAGAAGAAAGCAGGAGAGGAGGAGACGGTGGACACGAGTACTCTGGCGGGAGAGGGGCGGTACGTGGGGCTGTACTTCTCCGCCTTGTGGTGTCCGCCATGTCACGGCTTCACCCCGAATCTCGTCCGCTTCTACCAGAACTTCAAGCAGACGGCCGACAAGGCGAAGGCGTTTGAGGTGGTGCTGGTTTCAGACGACACGGATGACGACGCGTTCGTGCAACACTTCGGCCGGATGCCGTGGCTGGCCCTGCCGTACTCAGAACGAGAAAAGAAG AAGGACCTGTGCAAGAAGTACGAGGTTTTCGGCTACCCGATGTTGGTTCTGCTGGACGCCTCGAACGGTGAGCTCATCACCTGGAAAGCCCGAGACCGTATCAGGGAGGATCCCGAGGGCAAGGACTTTCCATGGAAGAAATAG